Proteins from a genomic interval of Acomys russatus chromosome 19, mAcoRus1.1, whole genome shotgun sequence:
- the Polr2i gene encoding DNA-directed RNA polymerase II subunit RPB9 has protein sequence MEPDGTYEPGFVGIRFCQECNNMLYPKEDKENRILLYACRNCDYQQEADNSCIYVNKITHEVDELTQIIADVSQDPTLPRTEDHPCQKCGHKEAVFFQSHSARAEDAMRLYYVCTAPHCGHRWTE, from the exons ATGGAACCGGACGGGACCTACGAGCCAGGCTTCGTGGGTATTCGGTTCTGCCAGGAATG TAATAACATGCTGTACCCCAAGGAGGACAAGGAGAACCGCATCCTGCTCTACGCG TGCCGGAATTGCGATTACCAGCAGGAAGCCGACAACAGCTGCATCTACGTCAATAAAATCACGCACGAAGTGGA CGAGCTGACTCAGATCATCGCCGACGTGTCCCAGGACCCTACGTTGCCGCGGACCGAGGACCACCCGTGTCAGAA GTGTGGCCACAAGGAGGCAGTTTTCTTCCAGTCACACAGTGCCCGCGCTGAG GACGCCATGCGCCTGTACTATGTATGCACTGCCCCCCACTGCGGCCACCGCTGGACTGAGTga
- the Ovol3 gene encoding LOW QUALITY PROTEIN: putative transcription factor ovo-like protein 3 (The sequence of the model RefSeq protein was modified relative to this genomic sequence to represent the inferred CDS: deleted 1 base in 1 codon) encodes MPRVFLVRSRRPQPPDWSHLPDQLRGDAYVPGRHLTGPGGKGPGRHNASPRFWLLFPDCSSLAEPPAHTPSGLRDTWAGSSQQTLTSAPKGPGTLGCPLCPKAFPLQRMLTRHLKCHSPARRHVCHCCGKGFHDAFDLKRHMRTHTGIRPFRCGACGKAFTQRCSLEAHLAKVHGQPASYAYRERREKLHVCEDCGFTSSRPDAYAQHRTLHRAA; translated from the exons ATGCCCCGGGTCTTCCTTGTGAGGAGTCGGCGTCCACAGCCACCGGACTGGAGCCATCTGCCAGACCAGCTCCGGGGAGATGCCTATGTCCCAGGTAGGCACCTCACTGGGCCTGGAGGCAAAGGGCCAGGGAGACACAACGCATCACCCAGA TTCTGGCTTCTCTTCCCAGACTGCAGCAGCCTGGCAGAGCCACCGGCGCACACACCATCTGGTCTGAGAGACACTTGGGCAGGG TCTTCACAGCAAACACTGACCTCTGCCCCCAAGGGCCCAGGGACACTTGGCTGCCCACTCTGCCCCAAGGCCTTCCCACTGCAGCGCATGCTGACCCGGCACCTCAAATGCCACAGCCCAGCACGGCGCCACGTGTGCCACTGCTGTGGTAAGGGCTTCCATGATGCCTTCGATCTCAAGCGCCACATGAGGACTCACACTG GGATCCGGCCATTCCGCTGTGGAGCCTGTGGGAAAGCTTTCACACAGCGCTGCTCCCTTGAAGCTCATCTTGCCAAGGTGCACGGGCAGCCGGCCAGCTACGCTTACCGGGAGCGCAGGGAGAAGCTGCACGTGTGTGAGGACTGTGGCTTCACCAGCTCCCGGCCTGACGCCTACGCGCAGCACCGCACACTACACCGCGCAGCCTGA